A window of Roseburia hominis A2-183 genomic DNA:
ACACAAACGAATTTATGACCGTATTCTGGAGAGATGTATTCCTGTCCGTATCAATAACCGGAATATTCGTCAGGACAATGCAACAGCTAATTTAAAACAGGCGAAAAAAATCCTGTTGAACAATCATGCTCCGAACCAGAATTGACTCGAAAAAGTATAACACAATGATTACTTTTCACTGACAGTGGTACTACTTTCTTTCCTCATTTATTACCGGAAATATGTCACTGTCAGTTATCTAAAACCATAGTACCAAACCAAAAGATTTTAAAACCAAAACTGCCCGGATACGGGCATAAAAAGGAGGTGCCAGATATGGCAGATAAAAAAATCATGACACCGGAAGAAAAAGCACTTTTACAGGCAAGACACCGCCAGGAAGAAGCCGAAGCAAGAAATCGCAAAAAAGAACGTGATGCCAGAACACACAGGTTAGTCCAGGAAGGAGCAATTCTGGAAAGTATTGTTCCCCATATTAAAGAAATGGATTTAGATTCCCTGAAACGGGAGCTGATGATCCGGCTACGGGGAATGTAAACGCACAAGTTCCACTCCCGAAGGGCGCACTTACTCACCACCTGATAAATCAGGCAGTGGTATCCCCTTCGGGGCTCGTGCGCTCTGCCGAGGGCTTTATCCGCTGTTGCAGGCAACATCGAAAGGAGGTGCCAGATATGGCAATTTATCATATGCAAGCCAAAGTCGTCAGCCGTGGTTCCGGTCGATCTGCTGTTGCTGCTTCTGCTTATATGAGCTGTAGCCGCATGTACAATGATTATGACGGCATCCAGCATGACTATACCAGAAAGCAGGGGCTGATCTATCAGGAGGTGATGCTTCCTCCAATGGCTCCATTGGAATGGAATGACCGGGAACAACTCTGGAATGCTGTGGAAGAAAACGAAAAGACCAAAGACAGCCGACTTGCAAGAGAATTTGTTGTCGCACTCCCCGTTGAGTTGGATAAAGACAGCAATATTTCTCTTCTTCAGGATTTTATTAAAAAGAATTTTGTAGATATGGGGATGTGTGCTGATTTTGCCATTCACAATACAGATGGTCACAATCCCCATGCACACATTCTTCTTACTGTCCGACCACTAAATGAAAATGGAACATGGCAGTATAAAACCGAAAAAGAATATCTCTGTATCAAAGATGGAGAAGAAAAAGGATTTACTGCTTCTGAATTTAAAACTGCTCAGAAACAGGGATGGGAAAAGCAATATCGCTATAAAGTTGGGAAAAAGAAAGAATATCTGACTTCCTCTGTTGCACAGGAAAAAGGATATGAACGGAATGATAAACACCCCAAGAGCAGCCGATATGGCAGACAGAATCCTATTTCCGAACAATGGAACAGTGATGAACAACTTTGCATCTGGCGGGCAAACTGGGCAGATGCCGTAAATGAAATGCTTGCACGTAATCAGATAAATGCTACCATTGATCACCGCAGCTTTGCAGATCAGGGAATCACCGAACAGCCAACCATCCATGAAGGCTACATTGCCCAGAATATGGAAAAGAAAGGCATGATAGCAGACCGCTGTGAAATCAACCGTCAGATTCGTGCGGATAACAAAATGCTCCGAGAATTAAAAGCAAAAGTAGCAAAACTGGCTGAAGCTGTAGAAAAGTCTATTCCAATAATTGCAGAAACATTGGAAGCAATCCGAAATCACATGATTTTTACACAATATCATTTGCTCCACAATGAGATGCAAAAAGAAGTGATCCATGACTGGATGAATCATTTTAATCCAATACTGAATAAATACAACACCGTTAAAAAGAAACTCAAAGCTAAAGTTACAGAGCGGAAAGAACTGAATGTGAAAAAAGAGAAAACCAGTATTTTGAATCCCATCCAGCATATAAAATTGAATCAGCAGCTTACCACTATTACCGAAGAAATCGAAGAACTGAAATCAAGGAAAGAGCAGCTAATCTTCCAAGCAGAATGCTCTACCGATAAAGATATGACGAATCTATCCAAAAAATATGACCAGATGAATAACAATCTGGATATCCTGGATTCTCAGGACATCTCGCTCAAAAAACAGCTTGAAAAAGATGCCGCCGCTTTCCGGGAAGAAAAATTTCGTCCTGAACCAGAACAGTACACAGAATTGCTGGATACCAGAATCCAGATACGTCCTGATTTTCGGGATAAGCTGATTGAACAACTCAAAGGTACTTTCGGTAAATATTACGACTATCACCGTCGTGATATTGCCGCCAATGAGGTGGATTATCTCAATGTGGAGGATCCTGATGTTTTCTCCCATCGTGCATGGGAACTTAAATATCAGAGAGAACAGGAAATGCGGCGAAATCAGTCTGCTCGGACTAAGAAAAGGTCACATGATATGGAATTGTAATCATCTAAAGTATTGTCCTGGCACCATAAATGGTGCCGAGACAATGAATAATATTCACACATTATTATTTTAATATTCCAACTATTTACTTTTATTTGAAATCTAAGTCATAGTCTAGCATTTTCAATGCCTATACTATCAACATTCTTTTTCTTCGATTAAATAGACACTGTCTGCTAAAACAATCAAGCTACAACGATTTTACTGTTCAATCTTTTTCTGTATGAAATGTTCAATAACATTATTGAACATAATGTCATCAAATTTTTCTCCTGAAAATACGTTATCACAAATTTCTATTAACCAATCGACATCTTTGACCGGAAGCTTGTTCTTCAATAAACAAAGCATTTCCGTAATGTTGAGCTGAATATCTTGCGTTTGAGCTGCAAGATAACACGCATCTTCTGGTTCCGTCAACAACTCCACAGATTTAGAATATATCCATAGTTCTTCTGCAATATATCCTATTGGAAGTTCATCGACATCGGTGACTTTTTTTTCAGGCAAATCATATTTTTCACTAAAGCAGTCAAGCATTTGTGCTGTCACATTCACAGGATATGGAGGCACCAGTTTATCAAGCAATGAATGATTTTCTGATTCGATTGCCTTCTTGACGTCAACGAGCATCCGTCGAGGGAACTGTAAAGCAGTAGAATCTATTTCTTTGGACTCGTTTGCAGATAATATGACTAGGTAATCAAAGGGAGCATCAGCAAATGCGATACAGCCCAGAAGCCATTCGGTTAAATTGCTTTCCGATGCCATATC
This region includes:
- a CDS encoding DUF3847 domain-containing protein, translated to MADKKIMTPEEKALLQARHRQEEAEARNRKKERDARTHRLVQEGAILESIVPHIKEMDLDSLKRELMIRLRGM
- the mobQ gene encoding MobQ family relaxase; its protein translation is MAIYHMQAKVVSRGSGRSAVAASAYMSCSRMYNDYDGIQHDYTRKQGLIYQEVMLPPMAPLEWNDREQLWNAVEENEKTKDSRLAREFVVALPVELDKDSNISLLQDFIKKNFVDMGMCADFAIHNTDGHNPHAHILLTVRPLNENGTWQYKTEKEYLCIKDGEEKGFTASEFKTAQKQGWEKQYRYKVGKKKEYLTSSVAQEKGYERNDKHPKSSRYGRQNPISEQWNSDEQLCIWRANWADAVNEMLARNQINATIDHRSFADQGITEQPTIHEGYIAQNMEKKGMIADRCEINRQIRADNKMLRELKAKVAKLAEAVEKSIPIIAETLEAIRNHMIFTQYHLLHNEMQKEVIHDWMNHFNPILNKYNTVKKKLKAKVTERKELNVKKEKTSILNPIQHIKLNQQLTTITEEIEELKSRKEQLIFQAECSTDKDMTNLSKKYDQMNNNLDILDSQDISLKKQLEKDAAAFREEKFRPEPEQYTELLDTRIQIRPDFRDKLIEQLKGTFGKYYDYHRRDIAANEVDYLNVEDPDVFSHRAWELKYQREQEMRRNQSARTKKRSHDMEL